The following proteins are encoded in a genomic region of Rubrobacter xylanophilus DSM 9941:
- a CDS encoding cyclase family protein, which translates to MIDLSVGLESDAVHEPLKPKIKYQGHEGEGAEILARLFGVEKEDFELSGGKGGAAEEIETVAHAGTHVDAPWHYAPTSEGRPARKIDELPVEWFFSDGVVLDFRHKGPGEKIEAEDLEGALEKIGYEPKPLDIVLIMTGRDRYLGSPEYFLQPGLTRASVLWLCERGIKVIGIDAYSLDRNFEATAREFRETGDGRLLWEAHFAGIEREYCQIEKLANLDEIPRPHGFKVSCLPIKIKGGSGGWCRAVAFV; encoded by the coding sequence ATGATCGATCTGAGCGTGGGACTCGAGTCCGACGCCGTCCACGAACCTCTCAAACCAAAGATAAAGTACCAGGGACACGAGGGTGAGGGCGCGGAGATCCTGGCCCGACTCTTCGGGGTGGAGAAGGAGGACTTCGAGCTCTCCGGAGGGAAAGGCGGCGCGGCCGAGGAGATCGAGACGGTCGCCCACGCCGGAACCCACGTGGACGCCCCCTGGCATTACGCCCCCACCTCCGAGGGCAGACCGGCGAGGAAGATAGACGAGCTGCCCGTAGAGTGGTTCTTCTCCGACGGCGTGGTGCTGGACTTCCGACACAAGGGGCCGGGCGAGAAGATAGAGGCGGAGGACCTCGAAGGGGCCCTGGAGAAGATCGGCTACGAGCCGAAGCCGCTAGATATCGTGCTGATCATGACCGGCCGCGACAGGTATCTGGGCAGCCCAGAGTACTTCCTGCAGCCGGGGCTTACGCGAGCTTCGGTGCTGTGGCTGTGCGAGCGGGGGATCAAGGTCATAGGCATCGACGCCTACAGCCTCGACAGAAACTTCGAGGCGACAGCCCGTGAGTTTCGCGAGACGGGCGATGGCAGGCTCTTGTGGGAGGCGCACTTCGCCGGGATAGAGCGAGAGTACTGCCAGATCGAGAAGCTTGCGAACCTGGACGAGATACCCCGTCCCCACGGGTTCAAGGTGTCCTGCCTGCCGATCAAGATAAAAGGAGGGAGCGGCGGCTGGTGCCGGGCCGTCGCCTTCGTGTAA
- a CDS encoding LysR substrate-binding domain-containing protein, translating to MELRHLRYFVAVAEELHFGRAARRLHIVQPTLSAQIQRLEAELGAQLFHRTKRSVRLTEAGKAFLVEARLALEHSERAVREARRMAASETGRLDVGFVPSATYSVLTDVVGLYRRRYPGVDLVPREMHSSVQVEALLEGSIEVGFLRLPSDHESDELEVRPFVREQLVAVLPRGHRLASLRRVPLEALAGESFLIPRREREPGYHEQLLEVCGTAGFVPKVAQETTELQVGMALTATGGYVGLFPASTRHVKMTGVVFKRLAEPVPEMELSVAWQSGELSPATRAFLGICEEVSGRKIVDS from the coding sequence ATGGAACTCAGGCACCTCAGGTACTTCGTCGCCGTCGCCGAGGAACTCCATTTCGGCCGGGCCGCCAGGAGACTGCACATCGTGCAGCCGACGCTGAGCGCCCAGATCCAACGCCTCGAGGCGGAGCTCGGTGCCCAGCTCTTCCACCGCACGAAGCGCAGCGTGCGCCTGACGGAGGCGGGGAAGGCCTTTCTGGTGGAGGCCCGGCTGGCCCTGGAGCACAGCGAGCGGGCTGTGAGGGAGGCGCGGCGTATGGCCGCGAGCGAGACGGGCCGCCTCGACGTGGGTTTCGTGCCCAGCGCCACTTACAGCGTTCTCACCGATGTGGTTGGCCTCTACCGCAGGCGTTACCCCGGAGTTGACCTCGTCCCCCGCGAGATGCACTCCAGCGTGCAGGTGGAGGCCCTGCTCGAGGGCTCCATCGAGGTGGGCTTTCTCCGTCTTCCTTCTGACCATGAGAGCGATGAGCTGGAGGTGAGGCCATTTGTCCGGGAGCAGCTCGTGGCCGTCCTTCCCAGGGGACACCGCCTCGCCTCTCTGAGGCGCGTGCCGTTGGAGGCGCTCGCCGGCGAGTCCTTCCTCATCCCTCGACGGGAGCGCGAGCCCGGTTATCACGAGCAGCTCCTGGAGGTTTGCGGGACGGCCGGCTTCGTCCCAAAGGTGGCGCAGGAGACGACCGAGCTGCAGGTCGGCATGGCGCTCACCGCAACCGGTGGTTACGTGGGCCTGTTCCCGGCCTCGACCAGGCATGTCAAGATGACCGGCGTGGTCTTCAAGCGGCTGGCGGAGCCCGTCCCCGAGATGGAGCTCTCCGTCGCGTGGCAGAGTGGCGAGCTTTCCCCTGCTACGCGTGCTTTCCTCGGGATATGCGAGGAGGTCTCCGGGCGAAAGATAGTCGACTCCTGA
- a CDS encoding FAD-dependent oxidoreductase, with the protein MVEIPVFAVGRVTDPAHAERILAAGAADMVGMTRAHIADPQIVNKLRRGRRDEIRPCVGANVCIRNNLAGLPVRCIHNPEAGREAAWGPLTPARRPKRVAVVGGGPGGLEAARVAALRGHQVTLYERRHTLGGQLRLWTQAPAMGELSGIIRWQEKQLKKLGVKIRLGQNVNADVIMASGNETVIIATGSEPISPKSRLGTRQLRSLGDSSVLLVTPHEVLEKELETPGRVVVWDAVGGEAGSQMALGAAEALARMEGVEVQVVYPGFAVGEDVHLTMRIPLYQRLLSAGVSFMPNSSVSALEGSRVKVRNIYSGREYGVDDVDVLVAWLGNQARDDLWHALEGRVEGLFAVGDCVAPRSVEAAMREGAEVARRL; encoded by the coding sequence GTGGTGGAGATCCCCGTGTTCGCCGTTGGACGCGTAACCGACCCGGCGCACGCTGAGAGGATACTCGCCGCAGGGGCGGCCGACATGGTCGGCATGACTCGGGCCCATATAGCTGACCCCCAAATCGTAAACAAGCTGCGGCGCGGAAGGCGTGATGAGATCCGCCCCTGCGTGGGTGCAAACGTCTGCATCAGAAACAACCTTGCAGGCCTCCCGGTGCGCTGCATACACAATCCCGAGGCCGGACGCGAGGCTGCGTGGGGGCCGTTGACGCCCGCGCGGCGCCCCAAGCGGGTTGCAGTCGTTGGCGGTGGACCGGGGGGCCTTGAAGCCGCTCGTGTGGCTGCCCTCCGTGGACACCAGGTGACACTGTACGAGCGGAGGCACACGCTGGGCGGACAGTTGCGCCTGTGGACGCAGGCGCCTGCAATGGGTGAGCTCAGCGGCATCATACGCTGGCAAGAGAAGCAACTCAAAAAGCTTGGTGTAAAGATTCGTTTGGGTCAAAACGTGAATGCCGACGTGATTATGGCTTCTGGGAACGAGACGGTCATAATCGCTACGGGTTCTGAACCCATCTCGCCCAAGTCGCGACTAGGAACCAGGCAATTGCGCAGCCTCGGGGATTCCTCTGTGCTTTTGGTGACGCCACACGAGGTTCTCGAAAAAGAGCTCGAGACCCCCGGGAGGGTAGTGGTGTGGGACGCGGTTGGCGGTGAGGCTGGGAGCCAGATGGCCCTGGGCGCTGCGGAAGCGCTGGCCCGGATGGAGGGTGTCGAAGTTCAAGTTGTCTATCCTGGGTTTGCGGTCGGGGAAGATGTCCACCTTACGATGCGCATACCGCTTTACCAGAGGCTGTTGTCCGCAGGCGTGTCCTTTATGCCCAATAGCTCCGTTTCTGCCCTGGAGGGATCGAGGGTCAAGGTGCGCAACATATACAGCGGAAGGGAATATGGCGTCGACGATGTGGATGTCCTGGTTGCTTGGTTGGGAAACCAAGCACGCGACGACCTCTGGCATGCCCTTGAAGGGCGTGTCGAGGGGTTGTTCGCTGTGGGGGACTGCGTTGCCCCCCGTTCGGTGGAAGCGGCAATGCGAGAGGGAGCAGAGGTTGCTCGGAGGTTGTGA
- a CDS encoding transposase → MAKKFVTDELWKVIKPLLPKGAPEPKSGRSRFDDRAALTGIIFV, encoded by the coding sequence ATGGCCAAGAAATTCGTTACCGATGAGCTGTGGAAAGTGATCAAGCCGCTGCTCCCGAAAGGAGCCCCCGAGCCCAAGAGCGGTAGGTCCCGCTTCGACGACCGTGCCGCTTTGACCGGGATCATCTTTGTCTGA
- a CDS encoding NAD(P)/FAD-dependent oxidoreductase: MRIVIIGGGVVGLCCAREIARCGGEVTLVEKNCCGGATSLRNAGQIVPSLCTPLASPGVMKQALRWLVRRDSPLGLRVSPDPEYLGWLLRFALNASEEKFRECLKAALALGRDTHLLFEELRKEGVEFEMHKKGMLFATLSEETLREDVEIYRKLERAGYEGQYEVLSGEEARRIEPSLSKRVVGGIFVKEERHVRPESLMRGLVADLRSRGVQILEGTEVYGLKKGEGGTWRVLTPEGELDADRVLVAAGVWSKELLAQLGVRIPLEAGKGYSVTSVGTGTPPERPLKFAEAQVVATPYEGGVRISGRFELSGIDLSLQRRKIDSIIRAASPYLRDWRPEKPRLEWVGLRPATPDSLPLIGKVPNLPNLYLATGHGMLGLTHAPATAKAITPLILEERMAPELKPFNVGRISYNEIESMLARKISPC, from the coding sequence ATGAGGATTGTGATCATCGGCGGAGGGGTTGTCGGGCTTTGTTGCGCCCGCGAGATCGCCCGGTGTGGGGGGGAGGTGACGCTTGTCGAGAAGAACTGCTGTGGCGGGGCGACCTCGCTGCGCAACGCTGGGCAGATCGTCCCCTCGCTGTGCACCCCACTTGCCTCGCCGGGTGTCATGAAGCAGGCCCTGAGGTGGCTCGTCCGGCGCGACAGCCCGCTCGGGTTGAGGGTGAGCCCAGACCCAGAGTACCTGGGCTGGCTGCTTCGCTTCGCGCTAAACGCCTCCGAAGAGAAGTTCCGGGAGTGCCTGAAGGCAGCCCTCGCGCTGGGTAGAGATACCCATCTCCTCTTCGAAGAGCTGCGCAAGGAGGGTGTAGAGTTCGAGATGCACAAGAAGGGTATGCTCTTCGCCACCCTCTCCGAGGAGACATTGCGTGAGGACGTCGAGATCTACAGGAAGCTCGAGCGGGCCGGCTATGAGGGCCAATATGAAGTCCTCAGTGGCGAGGAGGCGCGCAGGATCGAGCCGTCGTTGAGCAAGAGGGTGGTTGGGGGGATCTTCGTGAAGGAGGAGCGGCACGTCCGGCCCGAGAGTCTCATGCGAGGCTTGGTAGCGGATCTCAGATCCAGAGGCGTGCAGATACTCGAGGGCACGGAGGTCTACGGCCTCAAGAAGGGAGAGGGAGGCACCTGGAGGGTGCTCACGCCCGAGGGAGAACTGGATGCGGATCGGGTCCTCGTCGCTGCCGGTGTCTGGTCAAAGGAGCTGCTCGCCCAACTGGGGGTAAGGATTCCACTGGAGGCAGGCAAAGGATACAGCGTCACCTCGGTGGGGACGGGAACACCGCCGGAGCGGCCGCTCAAGTTCGCCGAGGCCCAGGTCGTCGCAACCCCCTACGAAGGTGGTGTGAGGATCTCCGGGAGGTTTGAGCTCAGCGGGATCGACCTTTCTCTCCAACGCCGCAAGATCGACTCGATCATCCGCGCTGCCTCTCCGTACCTGCGCGACTGGAGACCAGAGAAGCCGAGGCTGGAGTGGGTCGGGCTGCGTCCGGCCACCCCCGATAGTCTACCCCTGATCGGCAAGGTGCCGAACTTGCCTAACCTCTACCTGGCCACGGGACACGGGATGCTCGGCTTGACCCACGCCCCCGCAACGGCCAAAGCAATAACGCCCCTGATTCTCGAAGAAAGGATGGCGCCAGAGCTCAAACCGTTCAACGTCGGCAGAATATCATATAATGAGATAGAATCAATGCTTGCCAGGAAAATATCCCCATGTTAA
- a CDS encoding MFS transporter, with protein sequence MSFEDIPRNSFHWKIAIYSAGGPFCDGYILGIIAPALAVLTPQLDLSALMVSLIGAATLVGIFIGGLLFGYVTDILGRQIMYVLDLATFVVASVLQFFIGEGWQLIVLRLILGVAIGADYPIATALMTEFTPRRHRGFFLSFCVFGWWVGFAAAYVVGYFLVGVGEESWRWMLASSAVPAAIILLLRLGTPESPRWLASKGRVQEALAVVREAFGENADLGDLPPEPPRTSFWNIFRRGYAKRTVFAGAFWLLQVTPLFAIFTFAPTILEAFNLGGGRASYLGSVIISLFAVAGLFPAMYLVDRLGRRPVLIWPFFITGIALLILGIAPKSPAWVIITLFVVFSFFNSGSSVLQWIYPNELFPTEVRATAMGFATAVSRIGAAIGTFLLPLLLSSIGIGPTMIIAAVLCFIGFVMSWFMAPETKGLTLDEASMVREPVS encoded by the coding sequence ATGTCGTTTGAGGATATACCGCGCAATAGCTTCCACTGGAAGATAGCGATCTACTCGGCGGGCGGGCCGTTTTGTGACGGTTACATACTGGGCATCATTGCGCCTGCTCTTGCGGTGCTGACGCCGCAGCTCGATCTCTCGGCGTTGATGGTCAGCCTGATCGGCGCTGCCACGCTGGTCGGCATCTTCATCGGCGGGTTGCTCTTCGGCTACGTCACGGACATTCTTGGTCGTCAGATTATGTATGTCTTGGATCTGGCGACGTTTGTCGTCGCTTCTGTGCTCCAGTTCTTTATCGGCGAGGGGTGGCAGCTGATCGTGCTGAGGCTCATATTGGGTGTGGCGATTGGCGCCGATTACCCTATTGCCACGGCCCTGATGACGGAATTTACGCCGCGCAGGCACCGTGGGTTCTTTCTCAGCTTCTGCGTCTTCGGTTGGTGGGTGGGCTTCGCGGCGGCCTACGTCGTGGGATATTTTCTCGTGGGCGTGGGCGAGGAGAGTTGGCGGTGGATGCTGGCGAGCAGCGCCGTGCCGGCAGCTATAATCCTCCTGCTCCGTCTGGGCACTCCTGAGTCCCCTCGTTGGCTGGCCAGCAAGGGTCGTGTCCAGGAGGCGCTTGCTGTCGTGAGAGAAGCCTTCGGCGAGAATGCCGATTTGGGTGATCTCCCGCCTGAACCGCCTAGGACCTCGTTCTGGAACATCTTCCGCCGAGGATATGCCAAGCGGACCGTGTTCGCGGGCGCGTTCTGGCTGCTGCAGGTCACGCCTCTGTTCGCCATATTCACGTTCGCACCGACGATCCTTGAGGCTTTCAATCTCGGTGGGGGCAGAGCGTCGTACCTAGGCTCCGTGATCATAAGCCTCTTCGCGGTTGCCGGGCTCTTTCCCGCCATGTATCTTGTCGATCGTCTGGGGCGGCGTCCGGTACTGATATGGCCCTTCTTCATAACGGGTATCGCTCTACTGATCCTTGGTATTGCTCCCAAGAGTCCAGCATGGGTCATCATAACTCTCTTTGTAGTCTTCTCCTTCTTCAACTCTGGCTCGAGCGTGCTGCAGTGGATCTATCCCAACGAACTGTTCCCGACGGAGGTTAGAGCCACGGCCATGGGGTTCGCTACTGCGGTGAGTCGTATCGGCGCTGCGATAGGGACGTTCCTTCTGCCGCTGTTGCTTTCTAGCATCGGCATCGGGCCGACCATGATTATCGCGGCGGTGCTGTGCTTTATAGGATTCGTAATGAGCTGGTTCATGGCCCCGGAGACAAAAGGCCTCACCCTGGATGAGGCCAGCATGGTCCGTGAACCGGTTTCCTAA
- a CDS encoding transposase, whose translation MEEQVLAASLRPGAGIVVMDNLGAHRPKRVRELIEGRGCELVYLLAHSPDLNPIEEAFAKVKNLLAASAARTRRLW comes from the coding sequence GTGGAGGAGCAGGTGCTCGCTGCGAGCCTTCGTCCAGGAGCGGGTATAGTGGTCATGGACAACCTCGGTGCCCACAGACCCAAGAGGGTGAGGGAGTTGATTGAAGGGAGGGGATGCGAGCTCGTTTACCTGCTAGCTCACTCCCCCGACCTCAACCCCATAGAGGAGGCGTTCGCCAAGGTCAAAAACCTCCTGGCGGCGAGCGCTGCCAGGACAAGGAGACTCTGGTAG
- a CDS encoding NADH:flavin oxidoreductase, translated as MAHVNTDARNSLRLLFSPLKIGRREVKNRIVSTAHATGFDNEGILNERHLRYHERKAAGGAGLIMTFGSASVYRESSASYGSVSLWNPENEPFLRDLAERVHAHGALIMSQATHMGRRGDSALSGYPLQAPSAVPEGVHREIPHVLRTEEIPPIVEAFAEAAARLERCGWDGIEITSLGGHLIEQFWSPVINKRTDRYGGDLAGRMRFSVEVIEAVAEAVSDDFIVGFRMTGDPKTDVIGLTPEDMLEIATRLDDLGRIDLFNISGGTGATYEAQAATVPGDTYARGCYCPLARRMKEHLSVPVLAAGRILDPEQAEEAIAAGDCDLVAMTRAIIADPDLPNKARGGESFRIRPCIACNEGCIGRLYSGMPIVCTVNAAIADDSLDDFARSERRRRVVVIGGGAAGMEAARVSAERGHEVILLERAERLGGQVATAVVAPERPHYGRHLKWLERELARLGVDVRLKTEATAEGVLELDPGVVVVAAGSKAVVPPEVAGIDARCATDIDVLDGNIEVEPGARVLVYDREGKFRGGSIANFVAEAGVSRVELATPLFAACGDLDETQQPAMYRRLAKNSVVLSPNQELMGKRNRRLLLRDAWSGRERTVEDVDLVVFVGYQEAESGLFEALRDSAPELELRLVGDAVAPRRLHDAVLEGVRAGNAV; from the coding sequence ATGGCTCACGTCAACACGGACGCTCGAAACAGCCTCCGGCTCCTGTTCAGCCCTCTCAAAATTGGGCGGCGGGAAGTTAAGAACCGGATCGTCTCCACCGCCCATGCTACCGGCTTCGATAACGAGGGAATACTGAACGAGAGGCACCTTCGCTATCACGAGCGCAAGGCTGCGGGAGGCGCAGGACTCATAATGACGTTTGGGTCCGCCAGCGTTTACCGGGAGTCCTCGGCTTCGTATGGGTCGGTGAGCCTCTGGAACCCGGAGAACGAACCGTTTCTGCGAGATCTCGCCGAGCGGGTGCATGCTCATGGGGCCCTGATCATGTCACAGGCCACCCACATGGGCAGGCGCGGGGATTCTGCTCTGAGCGGGTATCCGCTGCAAGCCCCTTCCGCGGTTCCAGAGGGGGTTCACCGGGAGATCCCTCATGTTCTTAGAACCGAAGAGATTCCTCCCATAGTCGAGGCGTTCGCCGAAGCCGCTGCGCGCCTTGAGAGGTGCGGTTGGGATGGCATCGAGATCACCTCTCTTGGCGGCCACCTGATCGAGCAGTTCTGGAGCCCGGTCATTAACAAGCGCACAGATCGCTACGGCGGCGACCTCGCCGGGCGAATGCGCTTCTCGGTTGAGGTCATAGAGGCCGTTGCAGAAGCCGTCTCCGACGATTTTATCGTGGGATTTCGGATGACGGGCGATCCCAAGACGGACGTGATCGGTCTCACCCCGGAAGATATGCTCGAGATAGCCACCAGGCTGGACGATTTGGGGAGGATCGACCTGTTCAACATCAGCGGGGGTACCGGTGCGACATACGAGGCCCAGGCAGCCACTGTCCCCGGAGATACATATGCTCGTGGCTGCTACTGCCCGTTGGCTCGGAGGATGAAGGAGCACCTTTCGGTTCCCGTGCTGGCGGCTGGTCGTATACTCGATCCCGAGCAGGCAGAAGAGGCTATAGCTGCAGGAGACTGCGATCTGGTAGCCATGACGCGGGCGATCATCGCCGACCCAGACCTCCCAAACAAGGCGCGAGGTGGGGAGAGCTTCCGCATCCGGCCATGCATAGCATGCAATGAGGGCTGTATAGGCAGGCTCTATTCGGGGATGCCGATCGTTTGCACGGTCAATGCTGCCATTGCGGATGACTCCCTGGATGACTTTGCGCGCTCCGAAAGGAGACGTAGGGTCGTCGTTATCGGTGGGGGGGCAGCGGGTATGGAGGCTGCTCGGGTGTCCGCTGAACGGGGACACGAGGTAATCCTCTTGGAGCGCGCAGAGCGCCTAGGAGGGCAGGTTGCCACTGCTGTTGTAGCACCCGAGCGGCCACACTATGGCAGGCACTTGAAGTGGCTGGAGAGGGAACTCGCGCGGCTCGGGGTGGATGTACGGTTGAAGACCGAGGCGACCGCAGAAGGTGTTCTGGAGTTGGATCCGGGAGTCGTAGTGGTCGCCGCGGGATCGAAGGCTGTCGTTCCTCCTGAGGTCGCGGGTATAGATGCCCGTTGCGCAACAGACATCGACGTGCTCGACGGGAATATCGAGGTGGAGCCGGGAGCGCGTGTCTTGGTCTACGATCGGGAGGGCAAGTTCCGCGGCGGCAGCATAGCCAACTTCGTTGCAGAAGCGGGTGTCTCCCGGGTCGAGCTCGCAACCCCCCTCTTTGCGGCCTGCGGGGATCTCGACGAGACTCAGCAGCCGGCCATGTACCGTCGCTTGGCGAAAAACAGCGTGGTGCTCTCCCCGAACCAGGAGCTCATGGGCAAGCGAAACCGCCGGCTCTTGCTAAGAGATGCATGGTCCGGGCGCGAGCGGACGGTTGAGGATGTCGACTTGGTTGTGTTCGTGGGCTATCAGGAAGCGGAGAGTGGGCTTTTTGAGGCGTTGCGGGACAGTGCTCCTGAGCTCGAACTTCGTCTCGTCGGCGATGCCGTTGCTCCTCGCAGGCTTCACGATGCCGTTCTCGAAGGGGTTCGCGCAGGCAACGCGGTTTAA
- a CDS encoding proline racemase family protein, translated as MVSTVDYHTAGEPFRIVSGGIGAIPGKTVLDKREWAIKNLDHVRRFLVYEPRGHADMYGCFVTDPDDTGGDLGVLFFHNAGFSTACGHGTIALATWAIKSGLVIPSSPETRLVIDTPSGRLPVVVRVVGERPVSVRFRNVPSFVHSRNISVMTSSVGEVLVDISFGGAFYASVDARSVGLTVEPTNLNRFIELGREIKTFLNSTSEIAHPLEPRLRGIYGTIFFEDDDGGAEAETSLAQRNVTVFADGQVDRSPCGSGTSARLALLHADGLLAPGETLDHAGIVGTRFKGRVVEKTWIGNMPAVATEVEGNAQLTGYHQFILKNDDPLDSGFLLR; from the coding sequence ATGGTTAGCACCGTAGACTACCATACGGCCGGTGAGCCGTTCCGGATAGTGAGTGGTGGGATAGGGGCTATCCCCGGCAAGACCGTACTGGACAAGCGGGAGTGGGCAATCAAGAATCTCGATCATGTACGGCGGTTTCTGGTCTACGAGCCGCGCGGGCATGCTGACATGTATGGATGCTTTGTCACCGACCCTGACGATACGGGCGGCGATCTCGGCGTCCTGTTCTTTCACAACGCAGGTTTCTCGACGGCTTGCGGGCACGGAACGATCGCGCTTGCCACCTGGGCCATCAAGAGTGGCCTCGTTATTCCTTCGAGTCCAGAAACCCGGCTTGTGATAGATACCCCTTCAGGACGGCTACCCGTCGTGGTGCGAGTGGTGGGTGAGCGGCCTGTCTCTGTAAGGTTTAGAAACGTGCCGTCTTTCGTCCACTCGCGCAACATCTCCGTGATGACCAGTTCTGTCGGCGAGGTCCTCGTGGATATCTCTTTCGGAGGTGCATTCTATGCGAGCGTAGATGCACGGTCGGTGGGGCTCACGGTCGAGCCGACCAATTTGAATCGTTTTATCGAGTTGGGACGTGAGATAAAGACCTTCTTGAACTCTACCTCCGAGATCGCTCATCCCCTGGAACCCAGACTTCGCGGCATCTACGGCACCATCTTCTTTGAGGATGACGACGGTGGAGCCGAAGCTGAGACATCTCTTGCCCAGCGCAACGTCACCGTTTTCGCTGACGGGCAGGTTGACCGCTCTCCGTGCGGCAGCGGAACTTCGGCACGTTTGGCTCTTCTTCACGCCGATGGGCTGCTGGCTCCCGGAGAAACCCTCGATCACGCAGGTATCGTGGGGACGCGCTTCAAGGGGCGGGTTGTCGAAAAGACGTGGATAGGCAACATGCCCGCAGTCGCGACGGAGGTCGAGGGTAACGCCCAACTCACCGGATACCACCAGTTTATCCTCAAAAATGATGATCCGCTGGACTCAGGTTTCTTGCTGCGATGA
- a CDS encoding cupin domain-containing protein has translation MVENAQVVKADSRPIKHLPGRTLRWLVDRSVGTTATAVLENLLPPDGFVPSHYHGVEEILVCIEGQGEFQVDGRTHKFSEDDIIIVPPRRMHGFRNVGDKHMRVLAIFSSADPDVTWQDSRYAANLWRSDSTLHGS, from the coding sequence ATGGTAGAAAATGCACAAGTCGTTAAGGCCGATAGCCGTCCGATCAAGCACTTACCGGGTCGGACACTACGATGGCTCGTTGATCGGTCAGTAGGCACAACCGCCACGGCAGTGTTAGAAAACCTTTTGCCTCCTGATGGCTTCGTCCCTTCTCACTACCATGGGGTAGAAGAAATTTTAGTGTGCATCGAAGGGCAGGGAGAATTCCAAGTGGATGGACGTACACACAAATTCAGTGAAGATGACATAATTATCGTACCACCACGGAGGATGCATGGCTTCCGGAATGTGGGAGACAAACACATGCGAGTATTAGCTATCTTCTCAAGCGCCGATCCAGACGTGACGTGGCAAGATTCTCGTTACGCTGCAAATTTGTGGCGTAGTGACAGCACGTTGCATGGTAGCTGA
- a CDS encoding VOC family protein, protein MSQGEVGADGRGAAGNLNEARHLISRLAHVEISSPRPEESVRWFTDVLGLQESGREGQSVYLRAWGEFFHHSLVVTEGPEPALLHVGWRTSGPEELERAVERIERTGMGEGWREAVTGHGPAYRYRGPGGHLHEVFWEVERWQAPPELATDFPGRPQKYPRSGVCPRYIDHVTVATPDVMAEARWHQQTVGLKFTDYIVPEEGSDFVVFATLTSHSTHELGLVPETSEARGRVNHVAFWLEQRSDVERASRVLMDAGTPIEFGPGVHGIDEITYLYVREPGGMRVELNSGGRRLLEPDWQTRRWTPAQGAMSAYRNIGMPESMMESFPMPEKAGDLYETGLFSR, encoded by the coding sequence ATGAGCCAAGGTGAAGTCGGCGCTGATGGACGAGGAGCCGCGGGCAACCTGAACGAGGCCAGGCATCTCATCTCCCGGCTTGCGCACGTGGAGATCTCGAGCCCCAGGCCCGAGGAGTCGGTGCGGTGGTTCACCGACGTCTTGGGGCTGCAGGAGTCGGGGCGCGAGGGGCAGTCGGTCTACCTGCGGGCCTGGGGCGAGTTTTTCCACCACAGCCTGGTGGTAACCGAGGGACCGGAGCCCGCACTCCTGCACGTGGGTTGGCGCACCTCGGGCCCCGAGGAACTGGAGCGGGCCGTGGAGAGGATCGAGAGGACGGGGATGGGCGAGGGCTGGCGAGAGGCCGTGACCGGCCACGGACCGGCCTATCGCTACCGGGGGCCCGGCGGGCACCTGCACGAGGTCTTCTGGGAGGTGGAGCGGTGGCAGGCGCCGCCCGAGCTCGCGACGGATTTCCCCGGCAGGCCGCAGAAGTATCCCCGAAGCGGCGTCTGCCCGCGCTACATAGACCACGTGACGGTGGCCACGCCAGACGTAATGGCCGAGGCCAGGTGGCATCAGCAGACCGTGGGGCTCAAGTTTACGGACTACATCGTGCCCGAGGAAGGCTCGGACTTCGTGGTCTTCGCGACGCTGACGAGCCACTCGACGCACGAGCTGGGGCTCGTGCCCGAGACCTCGGAGGCGCGCGGGCGGGTCAACCACGTGGCCTTCTGGCTCGAGCAGCGTTCGGACGTGGAGCGGGCCTCCCGGGTCCTCATGGACGCGGGCACGCCGATCGAGTTTGGTCCGGGTGTTCACGGGATCGACGAGATCACCTACCTCTATGTGCGCGAGCCCGGTGGAATGCGCGTCGAGCTCAACTCCGGTGGCAGGAGACTCCTCGAGCCCGACTGGCAGACCAGGCGCTGGACGCCCGCGCAGGGGGCGATGAGCGCCTACCGCAACATCGGCATGCCCGAGTCGATGATGGAGTCCTTCCCGATGCCGGAGAAAGCCGGGGACCTGTACGAGACCGGCCTCTTCAGCAGGTAG